From Actinosynnema mirum DSM 43827, a single genomic window includes:
- a CDS encoding aldo/keto reductase: MDYTHLGRSGLSVSRICLGTMNFGPVASETDSHAIMDRALEHGINLFDTADVYGWKTGEGVTEQIIGRWFAQGGGRRDRTVIATKAHNSMGDWPNETYLSALHIRKACDASLRRLQTDYIDLYQMHHVDRSTPWEEIWEAFSVLRQQGKVVYFGSSNFAGWHIAQAQEAARSRGFLGLVSEQSVYNLANRFAELEVLPSARHYGLGVIPWSPLAGGVLGGVLRKRREGTANRGVDDYAKGDLAKLERSLEAYEALCEELGEHPAHVGLAWLLHQEGVTAPLVGPRTVEQLDGSLRAVEIELDAEVLAKLDELFPAPGPNGSKPAPEAYAW; this comes from the coding sequence ATGGACTACACCCACCTGGGGCGCTCCGGCCTCTCCGTGTCCCGGATCTGCCTGGGCACCATGAACTTCGGCCCGGTCGCCTCCGAGACCGACAGCCACGCCATCATGGACCGCGCCCTGGAGCACGGGATCAACCTCTTCGACACGGCCGACGTCTACGGCTGGAAGACCGGCGAGGGCGTCACCGAGCAGATCATCGGCCGGTGGTTCGCGCAGGGCGGCGGCAGGCGGGACAGGACCGTCATCGCCACCAAGGCGCACAACAGCATGGGCGACTGGCCGAACGAGACCTACCTGTCCGCGCTGCACATCCGCAAGGCGTGCGACGCCTCCCTGCGGCGGTTGCAGACGGACTACATCGACCTGTACCAGATGCACCACGTCGACCGGTCGACGCCGTGGGAGGAGATCTGGGAGGCGTTCAGCGTCCTGCGGCAGCAGGGGAAGGTCGTCTACTTCGGGTCGTCCAACTTCGCCGGGTGGCACATCGCGCAGGCCCAGGAGGCGGCCCGGTCGCGCGGGTTCCTCGGGCTGGTCAGCGAGCAGTCGGTGTACAACCTGGCGAACCGGTTCGCGGAGCTGGAGGTGCTGCCCTCGGCGCGGCACTACGGCCTGGGCGTGATCCCGTGGTCGCCGCTGGCGGGCGGGGTGCTCGGCGGGGTGCTGCGCAAGCGCCGCGAGGGCACGGCCAACCGGGGCGTCGACGACTACGCGAAGGGCGACCTGGCGAAGCTGGAGCGGTCCCTGGAGGCGTACGAGGCGCTGTGCGAGGAGCTGGGCGAGCACCCGGCGCACGTGGGCCTGGCGTGGCTGCTGCACCAGGAGGGCGTGACGGCGCCCCTGGTCGGGCCGCGCACGGTCGAGCAGCTGGACGGGTCGCTGCGGGCGGTGGAGATCGAGCTGGACGCCGAGGTCCTGGCGAAGCTGGACGAGCTGTTCCCCGCACCCGGCCCGAACGGCAGCAAGCCCGCGCCGGAGGCGTACGCCTGGTGA
- a CDS encoding XRE family transcriptional regulator gives MPELVPTRLTQARHLAGLTRRGLADLVGVTPTAVGQYEQGAHRPRPELLAALAAALDVPPPFLTADRPHPRLDPASAHFRSLRATRSYQRAKAVAHAEQTWELASALERRAALPAVDLPRLPGDPVVAARALRAAWRLGAGPVRDLVRRMEERGVLVQCPPRDPDLETVDAFSTAAPPRPVVVLTPNRADDVHRHRFSAAHELGHLVLHGDRAPGGAAGERAADVFAAEFLAPADAIGPELPRRADLRRLAELRRAWGVSATCLLRRCHELGLLSDSAAGRAHLRLRASTGFEPSPLAGHPGEQPAALRGAFEAARGPGRAGGPARGAAVTALAAELSWRPARVRELLALP, from the coding sequence GTGCCTGAGCTGGTCCCGACCCGCCTCACCCAGGCCCGCCACCTCGCGGGCCTGACCAGGCGCGGGCTCGCCGACCTGGTCGGGGTCACGCCCACGGCGGTGGGCCAGTACGAGCAGGGCGCCCACCGCCCGCGCCCCGAGCTGCTCGCCGCGCTGGCCGCCGCGCTCGACGTGCCGCCCCCGTTCCTGACCGCCGACCGCCCGCACCCCCGCCTGGACCCGGCGTCCGCGCACTTCCGCAGCCTCCGCGCCACCCGCTCCTACCAGCGCGCGAAGGCCGTCGCGCACGCCGAGCAGACCTGGGAGCTGGCGTCCGCGCTGGAGCGCCGCGCCGCGCTGCCCGCCGTCGACCTGCCCCGGCTGCCCGGCGACCCGGTCGTCGCGGCCAGGGCGCTGCGCGCGGCGTGGCGGCTGGGCGCCGGCCCGGTCCGGGACCTGGTGCGGCGCATGGAGGAGCGCGGCGTGCTGGTGCAGTGCCCGCCCCGCGACCCGGACCTGGAGACCGTGGACGCGTTCTCCACCGCCGCGCCGCCCCGCCCGGTCGTGGTGCTCACCCCGAACCGCGCCGACGACGTCCACCGCCACCGCTTCAGCGCCGCCCACGAGCTGGGCCACCTGGTGCTGCACGGCGACCGCGCCCCCGGCGGCGCGGCGGGCGAGCGGGCGGCCGACGTGTTCGCCGCCGAGTTCCTCGCGCCCGCCGACGCCATCGGCCCCGAGCTGCCGCGCCGGGCCGACCTGCGGCGGCTCGCCGAGCTGCGCCGCGCGTGGGGCGTGTCGGCGACGTGCCTGCTGCGCCGCTGCCACGAGCTGGGCCTGCTGTCCGACTCGGCGGCGGGCCGGGCCCACCTGCGGCTGCGCGCGTCCACGGGGTTCGAGCCGAGCCCGCTGGCCGGGCACCCCGGTGAGCAGCCTGCCGCGCTGCGCGGGGCGTTCGAGGCGGCCCGCGGCCCAGGCCGCGCCGGTGGGCCCGCGCGGGGCGCCGCCGTCACCGCCCTGGCGGCCGAGCTGTCCTGGCGGCCGGCGCGCGTGCGGGAGCTGCTGGCCCTGCCCTGA